In Eucalyptus grandis isolate ANBG69807.140 chromosome 4, ASM1654582v1, whole genome shotgun sequence, the following proteins share a genomic window:
- the LOC120292624 gene encoding uncharacterized protein LOC120292624: MVRAYRSPGMFEFVSCYGPSDSESDYKWSSTAILITQTIAIGVGTIAPAFRWFLTIRLKWQRRGNKSYKDEFKPEKYWIQQFIEIKERPFNLQVRSQRCRKLIHDSKNVVLDMLIGIQVGIVLGSKAVRLISVLFMSPILLLCDLCSDLRKKFKLNISDSDKDLHSSSPLEGSASMPDFSRYILHLEGEEELVNVMMQNHCDTTERWIKMGKNNQPIHLVQLLEETPSCGFTGVMDFDSDAVPLLDYAEPPNNWALPIATLTSIAVTIPNIDASARKRLLRGAREGLMCVNLVEERLCAKQELMNARKAASIVFMGVDYYHKWLDVDLRKISFQRNTTKDVLEGLSCAAKDVFVKFKAGSTDGHLMVSTSAWPVKVRAAHSMYRISETLLLDCKSSDCDMSNRIFEKLSRMISDIIAACLTNLEHVIFTECSRSGIEGRTESAWSAAILLGRTAEVMKILSQRELPCLNSDQLASIDEWRASSDLRKALPTKSFTDEGELSSLSPGDEYLSIQYSQV; encoded by the coding sequence ATGGTCCGGGCTTACCGCAGCCCCGGGATGTTCGAGTTCGTATCCTGCTATGGCCCGTCGGACTCGGAGTCGGACTATAAGTGGTCGAGCACGGCGATTCTCATCACGCAGACTATTGCAATCGGGGTCGGCACAATCGCGCCGGCATTCCGATGGTTCCTCACGATCAGATTGAAATGGCAGAGGCGAGGGAACAAGAGCTACAAGGATGAATTCAAGCCCGAAAAGTATTGGATACAGCAATTCATAGAGATTAAGGAGCGTCCGTTCAATTTACAGGTCCGGAGCCAGCGGTGTCGTAAACTCATCCACGACTCGAAGAACGTGGTTTTGGATATGCTCATCGGAATACAAGTCGGGATCGTGTTGGGAAGCAAGGCCGTGAGGCTGATCTCCGTTCTGTTCATGAGCCCGATCTTGTTGTTATGTGATTTGTGCTCCGATCTGAGGAAGAAGTTCAAACTGAACATCAGCGATTCAGACAAGGACTTGCACTCGAGTTCGCCCCTAGAAGGCTCGGCCTCAATGCCGGACTTCAGCCGATATATTTTGCATCTCGAGGGCGAGGAAGAATTGGTGAACGTCATGATGCAGAACCACTGCGACACCACCGAGCGTTGGATCAAGATGGGGAAGAACAATCAGCCCATACATCTCGTGCAACTTTTGGAAGAGACGCCCTCTTGCGGGTTCACAGGTGTCATGGATTTCGACAGCGATGCAGTTCCTCTCCTGGATTATGCAGAACCACCGAACAATTGGGCGCTGCCGATCGCGACCTTAACGAGCATAGCGGTCACCATTCCAAACATTGACGCATCTGCTAGAAAACGATTGCTGCGTGGTGCTCGCGAGGGCCTGATGTGTGTCAACTTGGTAGAAGAAAGGCTGTGCGCAAAACAAGAATTGATGAATGCCCGAAAGGCGGCGAGCATTGTGTTCATGGGAGTCGATTACTACCACAAATGGCTCGATGTAGATCTCCGCAAAATTTCCTTCCAAAGAAACACCACAAAGGATGTGCTCGAAGGGCTTTCGTGCGCCGCAAAGGATGTTTTCGTCAAATTCAAAGCCGGATCAACCGATGGACATTTAATGGTATCCACTTCGGCGTGGCCCGTCAAAGTACGGGCCGCTCATTCCATGTACCGTATAAGCGAGACCCTGCTGCTCGATTGCAAGAGTAGCGACTGTGATATGAGCAACAGAATCTTCGAGAAGCTATCAAGGATGATCTCCGATATTATTGCGGCCTGCCTCACCAACTTAGAACATGTCATATTCACAGAGTGCTCTCGCAGTGGCATTGAGGGCCGGACAGAGAGCGCATGGTCCGCTGCTATTCTTCTCGGAAGAACGGCAGAAGTGATGAAAATCCTAAGCCAGAGGGAGCTTCCATGTCTGAACTCCGACCAATTGGCGAGCATTGACGAGTGGCGTGCCTCGAGTGACCTGAGGAAGGCTTTACCGACGAAGTCATTCACAGATGAGGGCGAACTGTCTTCTCTCAGTCCCGGAGATGAGTACCTGTCTATTCAGTATTCACAAGTCTAG